ACATAGTTCCTGTCAAATATGAGAATAGGAAAGCAGACGAGCACCGGCTCGTGGCACCTTTGGGTGTTTCACAAAGAGCACAAAACAGCAAGGATAGGTTGGTGTGCATATGTGCAGTACCTAAGTTGACCGTCTTTAACATGGTCCACTCCTCCGGGCCTTTTTCCACATGGCTGGGCGGGGCCGGCGTGGTCATCTGGACCCAAGGCGGAGGTTGGTAGACGACCTTCACCGGAGGCAAAGTCCTGGAACCTCCTCCCAATCCGCTCCCTGACCGCACACGTTATGGATGAAGCAAGTCGCTACGACTCCTGGCGGCGGCGTCAGGCGGGGTGGGGCGGGGCCAACACCTGAGCAGCAGCCTTGCTTGGGGTCCTTCGGGGAGTCGGCCAGCAGCCTCTCCTTGCTGTCCTCGCTCTCCACCAGCAGCGCCGTGAGCGGTGTGACAAACTGATGCTCCATGGCCAGCGCCAGGATGCGCTGGGTGATCTTTCTCTTCTTGGCGGCGCTTGGCGCCAAAGACCTGACAAGCGGAGGACTATGACGGACCGCTCCGTTGGCCGTTTCGTTTTGCCGTTCTATCGCGCACACCTCTCGCTGATCATCTGTTTGATGGTGATGTAAGCCCACAGCTGCCTGGCGAAGCCCGTGAAGGAGTGTTGCTGCTTGGCCAGCTCCATGTCCAGCTTGGAAGTGTCTACCTCCGTTTCCAAGGTGATGTCCAGCAGGGCCTGTAGGACGAGAAGATTGTGACGGAGAAGCAAACGTTCCCCTGCCCCCCCTGATGCGTGCGTGGCACTCACACCCGATGCGGTGGTGAAGCTGGTCAAGGTGTCACCCTCCAACGGTTGCACCTTGCCGGCCACCACCAGCTCGGAGCCCCCAAAGAATTTGTCGAACTGGTTCTGCGTGACGTCAGACACGGAGTCCTCCGGGAACTGGACGGTGATCTTCCGCAGAAGAGGATTGGATACCTGGCTGTAGAAGTTCTGCAGGGAACGACGCAAAGTGTCAAGACAGGTTCCCGGCCGGCTCCGGCGGTTCGGAAACGGCGGCCTACCCTGAGCTGCTCGGCTGCGTCGTGGTTAGCGAAGATGCGCTGGGCGATGCCGCGGTTGTCCATGGCGATGCGCTCCAAGAAATCGTAATCCACGTCAAAGCCGATGCCCAAGGAGAACAAGGAGAAGTCGTCCCTCATCGCCTTCTTCACGTTCTTCTGGATGGTGCTCAGCTTGATCTCGCCTGCGCAAGCGTCCGTCTTGAGCGGCTACCTAAACAACACCCTTTGATTGGCCCCCGCCACGAGACTCACCCACTGTCGGGTCTCCGTCCGACACCAGGATGATCATGGAGACCGATCGAGGATCGATGAGCCCCTGATTAGATGCCCTCACGAGCATCTGCACCGCTTTCATCAGCGCTTCGTTAATGTTGGTgcctgggggggggaaacgtCACTCGTGagcaacccaaaatgttctgAGCTTCCAAATCCGGACTTGTGTCACGGTACCTCCGACCGGTTTAATGTTCTGGACGTATCGCTTGGCGTCTGAGATTTGTACGGAGGATCCCGGGACCAAGTCTTCGTTCCAGCATCGCACGTTGTGGTTGAAGTCGATGACACTGAACTGGTCCTCTACCGTGAGGTCGTCCAAGATGGCCTGCATGGCCTCCACCGTCTGCCGAAAAGGACCGCAAGTCAGTCCTACCGGACCACCGCCGTTGTAAACGACGACTTACCTGTTTCATTTTGACCCCCCACATGGACCCGCTGACGTCGATGACAAACACAATGTTCTTGGGGAGCGGAGACATGTTGGAAGGTGCGAAGAAGTGGACAAAGTGGCCGTCCGAGACCTAGCGAGACCGACGGGGTCTCCGTCAGTGGCGATTTGACGGCAATGTGCCGGTGGGTCGGTGGGTGGGCTACCTGCAGCTCGCCGGCGTTGCTGTCCCGCTTGACGTCATATTTGACATTCAGGGTGCCGTCGATGGCGCTTTGCGTGCAGTTGTCGCACTTCCTCTGCTGGTTCAAGTTGGGCTTGAAGACCACGTGGgcctgagggagggagggagggaggggggcggaCCTGCTAGCGAGGTTTCCACGGCCACCGTTTGATGTGGAGTCAGTCTTACCTTCTGTGGGGACTGCGTCACTGCGATCAGCTCGGCAAACTTGTCCCCAAAGTTGTTTGACGTTTCCAGCGTGGCGATTCCCTTGGGCTCAAAGATGTAAACGTCCACCTAGAGACGGACACGGGCCTTGCACTTTGCGGCTGCTGGGGTTGGAAAGGCGTGGGTACCTGCAACTGAGGCACCAGTCTCCCGGGCTGCAGGTGCAGCGAGTGCTGGTAGAATCCCAGCTTCCTCTCCAACATCTCCTGGTAATGCAGCTCAAACTCGATGTTGCTTCCGGGAGGGACGTACACCTCCGTCTTGAAGGTCTCCATCTCCTGGGAGTTTGATCTGTTGTGCGGAAACATTCCAGTCTCCCCTCAAGTCTGCTTTGGTTTGGAGATCTATCTGGCCCAGTACCTGACGATGCCCGCGGCCTTCCCTTTGGCTCGTGCCTGAGCGTACAGATTCCTGGCCACCGTCTTCTCCTTCACCGAGCCCGTGAAGACGATGCCGTTGACGTTCCTGGGGCGGGCGCAAAAAGCAACTGCCATTAACTCTGCGTGTCGCCTTCTCGCTCTTCCGGACGCTCTCACATGGTGAAGTTGGTAATGAAGGCTCGTTTGGGGATCTGCACGTTGAAGCCGATGGTTTGGGCTTTGGAGCCCGAGTTGACCACCGAGCTCCGGACGGTGGTGTGGGCGAACCGCGACGTGATCCGACTCTCCACCTTGTAGCTCTTGACGGTGATGTCATCTCCGCGGATGGCCTGGCAAAAGTTTGAGATGGGAACTTTCAATGAAGGACATTCTTGAGCAAGTTGTGAAGGTGAAGGTCCGCTAACCCTTGATCTTGATGAACTTAAACAGAAATCCCTGGAACCATCTGTTCGAGAACTAGGTCACTAACCCGTCAGTCACGGGAGTGTACTTCTGAACTTATTGATTTTTGGGAGCTGAGCTCAAACTCTTGTCACAGTGTTGAGAGGTGAAAACAACAAGTGGAGGGGTTATACCTCAAAGTCTTCCTGTTCCTCGCTGGTCAAGATGGCTCTctaaaacacacagacaagtCGTCAGGCGCCATTTTCTTTGTTCTCTAATTTCTGAAACCGATCGTCTCATTGGTTTGCCGTTTGAACGATTCCTCGGGGCAAAAATCGGTTCAGTCGATACAGTAATACAGGAAGATCTCACCTTGTGTCTGTCACCGTGATTGAGAAGATCTGACTGCTGAGAGGAAGTTGAGCGTTAATGAAAACATGTCACCAGGCATTAGGAGCCCCTTTGACCCCACTCACCTCGTCCTCCCATTCTCCGTCGATGACAAACTCAAAGCAACGGTGCTCATGGAGGCCCAAGAGCGCgatgaggagaaaaagaaaaatctcttTTGGCTTCATGTTCTTAGCGCTCAGCTCGTCCTGCTAGCGAACAGTGAAAATCCCTTGCAAATGGTTCGGATCCACACGATCAATACTTGCAAGCAGATGGGAAGCAAACTTTGAAGCTTGACCTGCACATTGGGAGCGAGTAAACAGTGTTGGACAAGCCCACTCACAGTTTGCTTTGCAAGATGTGCAACACTGATGTCACGCTAGCTAGCCGGCTAGCTAGTAAGAAATAACTGAATCCAATTGAAAGTTGGTTGAAGAGCCAAATGGCGTCTCCACGTTGTAACTTTCTGTCACGTCCACAAGGTAGCGGCAGATTCTGCAAGCGAGCGTCTAAATTCCGACGGTCAGTGAAGGCATCAGTGAACAACAAGTGCTGCTGCTTGGTCTAAGACCCCGTccttccttttcttcctcctccttctcctgcaGTGGGTGGGCGCAGGCTGCAGGGTCGAATCTTCTCACTAACTTTGCGACACGAGCAAAGCCAGGAAGATGAAGAccatgctgctgctggcttCACTGCTCTTGTGCGCCCTTGGCCAAGTGGACCATTTCCCACCAGGAGACCATTTGGATGACCACTTTGATTTCAACATGGTAAGTGTTTgcttaggttttttttgtttgatgtgAACCAAATGAACTTTTGTTGATTGTTTCTTCAGGCACCGCACAGAGTTCCACGACAGGTGAAAAACATCCTGGTGAAGGTACAATACGTACTTTGATTCATTTCGTATGATTACCAATATTGTGGAAGTTCTTGAATGCGAGTCGTCGCCTTTGACTTGGGGCAGGAGGCCAGACCTCACGTCCAGGAGCTGTCCATCAACACCACCGTCATCTCCCGCTACGCCTTCACGGCGGTGCGCTGCGTCATGCTCAACCGGCACGCCGCCGCCGGCGAGGGTGTCTTCCGCTTCCCCGTGCCGGCCGGCGCTTTCGTCTCCAACTTCACCATGTAAGCAGCACGCGCAAGTTTGGGCTTTTTTCAAAGTGAACAAGTTTAGTTTGTTTGAAACACCTTTTGTGGCTCGGGCCGATGACATCGGGATCAATGAGTGCGGCTCGTGAgaaagccgccgccgccacggaGACGTCAAAGTGTCGACAAAGGCCCGGGGCGCCTCGGCGTGCCGTAAACCTGCGACGAGGGCAGAAAATGCAGTTAAATGCTAATCCTGGAACTTTGACCTCTCAAACCAGGATCATCGCAGGGCGTGTCTACCGGAGTCGGGTCGCGCCGAAGGAGCGGCGGAGGCTCAAGCGGCCAGACGGAAAAGCTCGGGACAAAGAGTCAGGTGAccccaggtgtgtgtgaacTCCTTCCTGCTCTGATATTTATTTTCGAATTGTATATGCTCAAGGACTGCAGACCCCAGCcaaattgtcttttcttttttccgtCCAAGTTCGGAGGTGTTCCGGATGGGGGCCAGCATTCCGGGCGGCG
This genomic window from Syngnathus acus chromosome 23, fSynAcu1.2, whole genome shotgun sequence contains:
- the itih2 gene encoding inter-alpha-trypsin inhibitor heavy chain H2 isoform X2, whose translation is MKPKEIFLFLLIALLGLHEHRCFEFVIDGEWEDESDLLNHGDRHKRAILTSEEQEDFEAIRGDDITVKSYKVESRITSRFAHTTVRSSVVNSGSKAQTIGFNVQIPKRAFITNFTMNVNGIVFTGSVKEKTVARNLYAQARAKGKAAGIVRSNSQEMETFKTEVYVPPGSNIEFELHYQEMLERKLGFYQHSLHLQPGRLVPQLQVDVYIFEPKGIATLETSNNFGDKFAELIAVTQSPQKAHVVFKPNLNQQRKCDNCTQSAIDGTLNVKYDVKRDSNAGELQVSDGHFVHFFAPSNMSPLPKNIVFVIDVSGSMWGVKMKQTVEAMQAILDDLTVEDQFSVIDFNHNVRCWNEDLVPGSSVQISDAKRYVQNIKPVGGTNINEALMKAVQMLVRASNQGLIDPRSVSMIILVSDGDPTVGEIKLSTIQKNVKKAMRDDFSLFSLGIGFDVDYDFLERIAMDNRGIAQRIFANHDAAEQLRNFYSQVSNPLLRKITVQFPEDSVSDVTQNQFDKFFGGSELVVAGKVQPLEGDTLTSFTTASGALLDITLETEVDTSKLDMELAKQQHSFTGFARQLWAYITIKQMISERSLAPSAAKKRKITQRILALAMEHQFVTPLTALLVESEDSKERLLADSPKDPKQGCCSGSGLGGGSRTLPPVKVVYQPPPWVQMTTPAPPSHVEKGPEEWTMLKTVNLVDNDPHFIVHLPQSNMDVCFNIDSEPGHILNLVTDRGAGLAVNGQLIGNKMAHDGKRRTYFGVISVYYQPDGIGVAVSADDIAFTDGKNNHSFTWGATADIIQNGVRISIVKDAQVTVTINQSIKVTVLLHRVWKKHPFNVDFLGLYLPNDNQYSPLVHGLIGQFSQEPDVTIYDIRDGADPQKKEATMEVKGNKLQVTRGWQKDYRRDKRRGSDVYCWFVHNSGKGFIDGHYSAYIVPDLDSFLSME
- the itih2 gene encoding inter-alpha-trypsin inhibitor heavy chain H2 isoform X1; this translates as MKPKEIFLFLLIALLGLHEHRCFEFVIDGEWEDEQSDLLNHGDRHKRAILTSEEQEDFEAIRGDDITVKSYKVESRITSRFAHTTVRSSVVNSGSKAQTIGFNVQIPKRAFITNFTMNVNGIVFTGSVKEKTVARNLYAQARAKGKAAGIVRSNSQEMETFKTEVYVPPGSNIEFELHYQEMLERKLGFYQHSLHLQPGRLVPQLQVDVYIFEPKGIATLETSNNFGDKFAELIAVTQSPQKAHVVFKPNLNQQRKCDNCTQSAIDGTLNVKYDVKRDSNAGELQVSDGHFVHFFAPSNMSPLPKNIVFVIDVSGSMWGVKMKQTVEAMQAILDDLTVEDQFSVIDFNHNVRCWNEDLVPGSSVQISDAKRYVQNIKPVGGTNINEALMKAVQMLVRASNQGLIDPRSVSMIILVSDGDPTVGEIKLSTIQKNVKKAMRDDFSLFSLGIGFDVDYDFLERIAMDNRGIAQRIFANHDAAEQLRNFYSQVSNPLLRKITVQFPEDSVSDVTQNQFDKFFGGSELVVAGKVQPLEGDTLTSFTTASGALLDITLETEVDTSKLDMELAKQQHSFTGFARQLWAYITIKQMISERSLAPSAAKKRKITQRILALAMEHQFVTPLTALLVESEDSKERLLADSPKDPKQGCCSGSGLGGGSRTLPPVKVVYQPPPWVQMTTPAPPSHVEKGPEEWTMLKTVNLVDNDPHFIVHLPQSNMDVCFNIDSEPGHILNLVTDRGAGLAVNGQLIGNKMAHDGKRRTYFGVISVYYQPDGIGVAVSADDIAFTDGKNNHSFTWGATADIIQNGVRISIVKDAQVTVTINQSIKVTVLLHRVWKKHPFNVDFLGLYLPNDNQYSPLVHGLIGQFSQEPDVTIYDIRDGADPQKKEATMEVKGNKLQVTRGWQKDYRRDKRRGSDVYCWFVHNSGKGFIDGHYSAYIVPDLDSFLSME